The Flavobacterium sp. 140616W15 sequence AGCTGATGATTTCTTCGGAACTGAAAAATTCCCAACTGCAAAATTAGTTTTCAAAACTATCGGAGCAAAAGCAACTGATGTATATACTGTAACTGCAGATTTAACTATCAAAGGAATTACTAAACCTGTAACTTTTGATATTACTGTAAAAGGTAACACTGCTACAACTGCATTTAAAGTTGATAGAACTAAATATGATATCAAATATAACTCAGGAAACTTCTTTGAAAACTTAGGAGACAAAACTATCAATGATGATTTTGAATTAACTGTATCTTTAAAGTTCTAATATCACAGACTTACTA is a genomic window containing:
- a CDS encoding YceI family protein gives rise to the protein MKNLKTIALALVVALSSVSINAQTKKVDVKSSTVKWVGKKVTGEHSGTVNLKDGALVFKGKKLAGGTFTVDMTSINATDLTGEYQGKLNGHLKADDFFGTEKFPTAKLVFKTIGAKATDVYTVTADLTIKGITKPVTFDITVKGNTATTAFKVDRTKYDIKYNSGNFFENLGDKTINDDFELTVSLKF